CGTTCCTTAATCATGCGGCGTTAAGCACAGTTGTTTTCTTATATTTTCCAATTTTCCAAAACATATAAGCTCATCGCCTGCGATTATTCTCGTATCAGCTGAAGGATTAGGTATCGTCTCATCATTTCGCACTATCGCCAAAATATTAATTCCTTGTTGTCTTACTTGCGCGTCCGAAAGCGTTTTATCAAGTATGACGCAAGCATCGCCAACAGCAACCTTTGAGACACCATACCCCCCTGTTGCTATCGCAAGCTCTTCAAATGAAACAGATTTAATAATGTCTCTCTTTACCATACGTTTTCTTAAGGCATCTGTTAACTTTCGGGCGAATTTTGAATTGGTGAAAATCCTGTAAATGATATATATGACAACAACAATAATTGTCAAATTTATCAATGGCATAAGATTAGATGAGAGAAAACCAGATAAAAAAGGGAGCTTGACAACTGGTGGCCTTAAAGAATTAGCAAAGGTCGCTATCATAGTAACAAAACCGGCGTGACCCAAAACTATAAGGATAGAGGCGATACGCCGCCTTTGGGGAGTTGCCATAATTAATT
The sequence above is a segment of the Phycisphaerae bacterium genome. Coding sequences within it:
- a CDS encoding TrkA C-terminal domain-containing protein — its product is MNLVLFITVLIVSFIAVRIGAIAFQLTGIEWSLAKFQALSCFTATGFTTKESELIMATPQRRRIASILIVLGHAGFVTMIATFANSLRPPVVKLPFLSGFLSSNLMPLINLTIIVVVIYIIYRIFTNSKFARKLTDALRKRMVKRDIIKSVSFEELAIATGGYGVSKVAVGDACVILDKTLSDAQVRQQGINILAIVRNDETIPNPSADTRIIAGDELICFGKLENIRKQLCLTPHD